In Chionomys nivalis chromosome 24, mChiNiv1.1, whole genome shotgun sequence, one genomic interval encodes:
- the Spry1 gene encoding protein sprouty homolog 1, with protein MDPPSQHGSHTSLVVIQPPALEGRQRLDYDRDTQPAAILSLDQIKAIRGSNEYTEGPSVVRRPAPRTAPRPEKQERTHEIIPANVNNSYEHRPASHSGNARGSVLSRSTSTGSAASSGSSSSASSEQGLLGRSPPTRPIPGHRSDRVIRTQPKQLLVEDLKGSLKEDPTQHKFICEQCGKCKCGECTAPRTLPSCLACDRQCLCSAESMVEYGTCMCLVKGIFYHCSNDDDGGSYSDNPCSCSQSHCCFRYLCMGALSLCLPCLLCYPPAKGCLKMCRGCYDWTHRPGCRCRNSNTVYCKLESCPSRAQGKPS; from the coding sequence ATGGATCCCCCAAGCCAGCATGGCAGCCACACTTCCCTAGTGGTGATTCAGCCACCGGCTCTGGAAGGCCGGCAGAGGTTAGACTATGACCGGGACACTCAGCCTGCTGCGATTCTGTCCCTGGACCAGATCAAGGCCATCAGAGGCAGCAACGAATACACAGAGGGACCCTCAGTCGTGAGAAGACCAGCTCCTCGCACTGCACCAAGACCCGAAAAGCAGGAAAGGACTCATGAAATCATACCAGCCAATGTGAATAACAGCTACGAGCACCGACCTGCCAGCCACTCCGGCAATGCCAGGGGCTCGGTGTTGAGCAGGTCAACCAGCACCGGAAGCGCGGCCAGTTCAGGGAGCAGCAGCAGCGCCTCTTCTGAGCAGGGCCTCTTGGGAAGGTCTCCGCCCACCAGGCCCATCCCCGGTCATAGGTCAGATAGGGTCATCCGGACCCAACCCAAGCAGCTGCTTGTGGAGGACTTGAAGGGTTCCTTGAAAGAGGACCCCACCCAGCACAAGTTCATTTGCGAGCAGTGTGGCAAGTGCAAGTGTGGAGAGTGTACAGCCCCCCGGACTCTGCCCTCCTGCCTGGCCTGCGACCGGCAGTGCCTCTGCTCCGCCGAGAGCATGGTGGAGTACGGGACCTGCATGTGCCTGGTCAAGGGCATTTTCTACCACTGCTCCAATGATGACGACGGGGGCTCTTACTCGGATAACCCATGCTCCTGTTCGCAGTCGCACTGCTGCTTCAGATACCTGTGCATGGGAGCCCTGTCTTTGTGCCTCCCCTGCTTGCTCTGCTACCCTCCCGCCAAGGGCTGCCTGAAGATGTGCAGGGGTTGTTACGACTGGACCCACCGCCCTGGCTGCAGGTGTAGAAACTCCAACACTGTCTATTGTAAGCTGGAGAGCTGCCCCTCCAGGGCTCAGGGCAAGCCGTCATGA